Proteins co-encoded in one Ornithorhynchus anatinus isolate Pmale09 chromosome 14, mOrnAna1.pri.v4, whole genome shotgun sequence genomic window:
- the SBF1 gene encoding myotubularin-related protein 5: MARLADYFVLVAYGPDPRGSGQGQGQILQRFPEKDWADNPFPQGIELFCQPSGWQLCPERSPPTFSVAVLTDINSERHYCACLTFWEPVEAAQAHAQNEAEEGQRLAQGSAPGTPASPPQLFAPKTLVLVSRLDHSEVFRNSLGLIYTVHVEGLSTSLENLVGNLLTCFVPIAGGAQRTISLGVGDRQVIQTPLSDSLPVSCYSVALLFRQLGITNVLTLFCACLTEHKILFLSRSYQRLTDACRGLLALLFPLKYSFTYVPILPAQLLEVLSTPTPFVIGVNSVFQAETQELLDVIVADLDGGTVTVPECVHVPPLPEPLHGQTHRALCMVLDPELELADLAFPPPSSSPPSLKMQDKELRAVFLRLFAQLLQGYRWCLHLVRIHPEPVLRFHKAAFLGQRGLVEDEFLPKVLEGMAFAGFISERGDPFRPVDLFDELVAQEVQPVGVEEKQPQRVLRHVKELAEALYKNENPYPAVAMHKVQKPAEGCHPQRAPRPFPRLDEGTVQWIIDQASAKLQGAPPAVRVAKKTLVPSGPPIAAIVERNGGLQVNNARRLEVVRNCITFTFEGKMLEAKKLLPAVLRALKGRAARRCLTRELHLHVQQNRSVLDHQQFDYVVRMINSCLQDCAATDEHGIAAALLPLVTAFCRKLSPGVTQFAYSCVQEHTVWTTPQFWEAMFYGDVQTHIRALYLDPGGNSPVARDHGGPPEEEEEEVEEEKSALEVAAEQRRLWPTLTREKQQELVQKEESTVYSQAIHYANRMSYLLLPLDASKGRLARGTPLADADSVSNSLVTNSMAGSVAESYDTESGFEDAEGSDAAGAVVRFINRFVDKVCTESGVTSEHLKSLHSMVPDIVQMHIETLDAVHRESKRLPPIQKPKLLRPNLLPGEECVLEGLRVYLMPDGREEGAGGGVGGPALLPAEGAIFLTTYRVIFTGLPTDPLAGEQGVVRSFPVAALTKEKKISVQVDQCQLDGLRLRSCTFQLLKIAFDEEVGSDSAETFRKHLQKLRFPNHVHNTFAFSAGQPAPALQPRSKEKSPSLRTLSRNLMKNAKKTMGRQHESRRKYHPPSLGTLLSQPADDPDDPISAAEEAEPGTLTPGPKPCDRLTPSHPVDRACCRDYQRLGLGTLSSSLSRAKHEQPFRLSTVNRMYAVCRSYPGVLIVPQSVQDNALQKVSRCYRQGRFPVLCWRSCRSRAVLLRSGGLHAKGVVSLFKAQNAPSPGQSPVDSSSQEQESYLQAVVGCLTHRGHEASGRNTLGGFSSVHDPSERRPRPAGLGSLMKQVMGGKEDGGGASRGVPGHRAGVTTLSGPVATPGIRRTSPRGKWGSIRVSGRGVGPGADVGSRLAAKELPSPQPNGGPPEPGFLHPPRAALYIIGDKSQLKGVKPDPLHQWELVPIEVFEVRHVKASFKKLLKACVPGCPPGSAPNEVNPTYLRSLEESEWLGQIHKLLQLSVLVVELLDSGSSVLVSLEDGWDITTQVVSLVQLLSDPYYRTLDGFRVLVEKEWLSFGHRFGQRGTHTVADQSGGFAPVFLQFLDCVHQVHLQFPMEFEFSQYYLKFLGYHHMSRRFRTFLLDSDCERVELGLLFEEKGERRGQPPQPSQPSQPPQTCRSVWDCVERLGRKAPVFFNYMYAPEDGQVLRPYSNVSNLKVWDYYTEETLAEGPPYDWEQGPGPPELPAEDERPDGAAPPTGKRRVVWPCYDSRPRAQPDALTHLLQELQRLESELGRGPERWKDTWDRVKAARQSEARPEGRGTPSWMLASSMSHHRRSLGIYLQEGAAAGVGGVGGSCLNLSLDGDDAGAASALGGGKAGARRGAGTLYSQFQMVESENRSYEGILYKKGAFMKAWKQRWFVLDKTKHQLRYYDQRTDVDCKGFIDLSEVEAVTPGAPTMGAPKNVDEKAFFDLKTTRRVYNFCAQDGVQAQQWVDRIQSCLSEV; this comes from the exons ATGGCCCGGCTGGCCGACTACTTCGTCCTGGTGGCCTACGGCCCCGACCCGCGGG ggagcggccaaggccaaggccagatCCTGCAGCGTTTTCCGGAGAAGGATTGGGCCGACAACCCCTTCCCCCAGGGCATCGAGTTG TTCTGCCAGCCCAGCGGGTGGCAGCTGTGCCCCGAGCGGAGCCCGCCCACCTTCTCCGTCGCCGTCCTGACGGACATCAACTCGGAGCGCCACTACTGCGCCTGCCTCACCTTCTGGGAGCCCGTGGAGGCGGCCCAG GCTCACGCTCAGAATGAGGCGGAGGAGGGCCAGAGGTTGGCGCAGGGGTCCGctcccgggaccccggcctccccgccgcagCTGTTCGCGCCCAAGACGCTGGTGCTGGTGTCCCGGCTGGACCACTCGGAGGTGTTCAGG AACAGCCTGGGGCTCATCTACACGGTCCACGTGGAGGGTCTGAGCACGTCCCTGGAGAACCTCGTcggcaacctcctcacctgcttcgTCCCCATCGCGGGGGGTGCGCAG AGGACCATCTCCTTAGGCGTCGGCGACCGCCAGGTGATCCAGACGCCTCTGAGCGACTCGCTGCCCGTCAGCTGTTACAGCGTCGCCCTGCTCTTCCGCCAGCTGG gcATCACCAACGTTCTGACCCTGTTCTGCGCCTGCCTCACGGAGCACAAGATCCTCTTCCTGTCCCGCAGCTACCAGCGCCTCACGGACGCCTGCCGTGGGCTGCTCGCCCTGCTCTTCCCGCTCAAGTACAG CTTCACCTACGTGCCCATCCTGCCGGCCCAGCTGCTGGAGGTGCTGAGCACCCCGACCCCCTTCGTCATCGGCGTCAACTCCGTCTTCCAGGCCGAGACTCAGGAGCTG CTGGACGTGATCGTCGCGGACCTGGATGGGGGGACGGTGACCGTTCCCGAGTGCGTCCACGTGCCCCCGCTCCCCGAGCCGCTGCACGGCCAGACCCACCGGGCCCTGTGCATG GTCCTGGACCCCGAGCTGGAGCTCGCTGACCTggccttccccccgccctccagTTCCCCCCCGTCCCTCAAGATGCAG gacAAGGAGCTGCGGGCGGTGTTCCTGCGCCTGTTTGCCCAGCTGCTGCAGGGTTACCGCTGGTGTCTGCACCTCGTCCGCATCCACCCCGAGCCCGTGCTGCGTTTCCACAAg GCGGCATTCCTggggcagcgaggcctagtggaagatGAGTTTTTGCCCAAGGTGCTGGAGGGGATGGCGTTCGCCGGCTTCATCTCCGAACGCGGGGACCCGTTCCGCCCCGTCGACCTGTTCGATGAG CTGGTGGCCCAGGAGGTGCAGCCCGTCGGGGTCGAGGAGAAGCAGCCCCAGCGCGTCCTGCGGCATGTGAAGGAGCTGGCGGAGGCCCTGTACAAAAAC GAGAATCCTTACCCAGCGGTAGCCATGCACAAGGTGCAGAAGCCAGCCGAGGGCTGCCACCCGCAGCGGGCGCCGCGGCCGTTCCCGCGGCTGGACGAGGGCACGGTGCAGTGGATCATCGACCAGGCCAGCGCCAAGCTGCAGGGCGCCCCGCCCGCCGTGCGGGTGGCGAAGAAGACCCTGGTGCCCTCTGGCCCGCCCATCG CGGCCATCGTGGAGCGGAATGGCGGGTTGCAGGTCAACAACGCGCGGAGGCTCGAGGTCGTGCGCAACTGCATCACCTTCACCTTCGAGGGCAAGATGCTGGAGGCCAAGAAG CTGCTCCCGGCCGTGCTGCGGGCGCTGAAGGGCCGGGCCGCCCGGCGCTGCCTGACCCGCGAGCTGCACCTGCACGTGCAGCAGAACCGCTCCGTGCTGGACCACCAGCAGTTCGACTACGTCGTGCGCATGATCAACTCCTGCCTGCAG GACTGCGCGGCCACGGACGAACACGGCATCGCGGCCGCCCTGCTGCCCCTGGTCACGGCCTTCTGCCGG AAGCTGAGCCCGGGCGTGACGCAGTTCGCGTACAGCTGCGTGCAGGAGCACACGGTCTGGACCACGCCCCAGTTCTGGGAGGCCATGTTCTACGGCGACGTGCAGACCCACATCCGTGCCCTCTACCTGGATCCCGGCGGCAACAGCCCCGTGGCGCGG gaccacGGGGGGCcaccggaggaagaggaggaggaggtggaggaggagaagtcgGCTCTGGAGGTGGCGGCGGAGCAGCGGCGGCTGTGGCCCACGCTGAcccgggagaagcagcaggagctGGTGCAGAAGGAGGAGAGCACCGTGTACAGTCAGGCCATCCACTACGCCAACCGCATGAGctacctgctcctgcccctcgaCGCCAGCAAGGGCCGCCTGGCGCGCGGGACCCCGCTGGCCGACGCCGACAGCGTCAGCAACAGCCTCGTCACCAACAG CATGGCGGGCAGCGTGGCGGAGAGCTACGACACGGAGAGCGGCTTCGAGGACGCGGAGGGCTCGGACGCGGCGGGCGCCGTCGTGAGGTTCATCAACCGCTTCGTGGACAAGGTCTGCACCGAGAGCGGCGTCACCAGCGAGCACCTCAAGAGCCTGCACAGCATGGTGCCAG ACATCGTCCAGATGCACATCGAGACGCTGGACGCCGTGCACCGAGAGAGCAAACGCCTCCCTCCCATCCAGAAG CCCAAGCTGCTGCGCCCGAACCTGCTGCCCGGCGAGGAGTGCGTGCTCGAGGGCCTGCGGGTCTACCTGATGCCCGAcgggcgggaggaaggggccgggggcggcgtcgGCGGGCCAGCCCTGCTGCCCGCGGAGGGCGCCATCTTCCTCACCACCTACCGTGTCATCTTCACCGGACTGCCCACCGACCCCCTGG CGGGGGAGCAAGGGGTGGTCCGCTCCTTCCCCGTGGCCGCGCTGACCAAGGAGAAGAAGATCAGCGTCCAGGTGGACCAGTGCCAGCTGGACGGGCTGCGGCTGCGCTCCTGCACTTTCCAG ctGCTGAAGATCGCTTTCGACGAGGAGGTGGGCTCCGACAGCGCCGAGACCTTCCGCAAGCACCTGCAGAAGCTGCGCTTCCCCAACCACGTCCACAACACCTTCGCCTTCAGCGCCGGCCAGCCCGCCCCCGCCCTGCAGCCCCGCTCCAAAGAGAAGAGCCCCTCCCTCAG gACGCTGTCCCGGAACCTGATGAAGAACGCCAAGAAGACGATGGGCCGCCAGCACGAGAGCCGCCGCAAATACCACCCGCCCAGCCTGGGGACCCTGCTCTCCCAGCCCGCCGACGACCCGGACGACCCCATCTCAG cggcggaggaggcggagcccGGCACGCTGACCCCCGGCCCCAAGCCGTGCGACCGCCTGACCCCGAGCCACCCGGTGGACCGGGCCTGCTGCCGCGACTACCAGCGCCTGGGGCTGGGCACGCTGAGCAGCAGCCTGAGCCGCGCCAAGCACGAGCAGCCCTTCCGCCTCTCCACCGTCAACCGCATGTACGCCGTCTGCCGCAG CTACCCGGGGGTGCTGATCGTGCCGCAGAGCGTGCAGGACAACGCGCTGCAGAAGGTCTCGCGCTGCTACCGGCAGGGCCGCTTCCCGGTGCTGTGCTGGCGGAGCTGCCGCTCGCGCGCCGTGCTCCTGCGCTCCGGGGGGCTGCACGCCAAGGGCGTCGTCAGCCTCTTCAAGGCCCAGAACGCCCCCTCCCCAG gCCAGTCGCCGGTGGACTCCAGCAGCCAGGAGCAGGAGAGCTACCTGCAGGCCGTGGTCGGCTGCCTCACCCACCGCGGCCACGAGGCCTCCGGCCGCAACACCCTCGGCGGCTTCTCCTCCGTCCACG ATCCCTCCGAGCGGAGACCCCGGCCGGCCGGGCTGGGCTCCCTGATGAAGCAGGTGATGGGCGGGAAGGAGGACGGTGGCGGCGCAAGCCGTGGAG TGCCCGGCCACAGAGCCGGGGTGACCACCCTGTCTGGTCCCGTGGCCAccccgggcatcagaaggaccagtCCCCGAG GGAAGTGGGGCAGCATCCGCGTGAGCGGGCGCGGCGTCGGCCCCGGCGCGGACGTGGGCTCGCGGCTGGCGGCCAAGGAGCTCCCGAGCCCCCAGCCCAACGGGGGCCCCCCCGAACCTGGCTTCCTGcaccctccccgggccgccctcTACATCATCGGGGACAAGTCCCAGCTCAAG GGCGTGAAGCCGGACCCCCTGCATCAGTGGGAGCTGGTCCCCATCGAGGTGTTCGAGGTGCGGCACGTCAAAGCCAGCTTCAAGAAGCTGCTCAAAGCCTGCGTGCCCGGCTGCCCGCCCGGCTCCGCGCCCAACGAGGTCAACCCCACCTACCTGCGCTCGCTGGAGGAGTCGGAGTGGCTAGGCCAG atccACAAGCTTCTGCAGTTGTCCGTGCTGGTGGTGGAGCTGCTGGACTCGGGCTCCTCGGTCTTGGTCAGCCTGGAGGACGGATGGGACATCACCACCCag GTGGTGTCCCTGGTGCAGCTGCTGTCGGACCCGTACTACCGCACGCTGGACGGCTTCCGCGTGCTGGTGGAGAAGGAGTGGCTGTCGTTCGGCCACCGCTTCGGCCAACGCGGCACCCACACCGTGGCCGACCAGAGCGGCGGCTTCGCCCCCGTCTTCCTGCAGTTCCTGGACTGCGTGCACCAg GTCCACCTGCAGTTCCCCATGGAGTTTGAGTTCAGCCAGTACTACCTCAAGTTCCTCGGCTACCACCACATGAGCCGTCGCTTCCGCACCTTCCTGCTCGACTCGGACTGCGAGCGCGTCGAGCTGG GGCTGCTGTTCGAAGAGAAGGGGGAGCGCAGGGGCCAGCCGCCGCAGCCGTCGCAGCCGTCCCAGCCGCCGCAGACCTGCCGCTCCGTGTGGGACTGCGTCGAGCGGCTGGGCCGGAAGGCGCCCGTCTTCTTCAACTACATGTACGCGCCCGAGGATGGCCAG GTACTCCGCCCCTACAGCAACGTGTCGAACCTCAAGGTGTGGGACTACTACACGGAAGAGACCCTGGCCGAGGGCCCCCCGTACGACTGGGAGCAGGGCCCGGGCCCCCCCGAGCTCCCCGCCGAGGACGAGCGGCCGGACGGGGCGGCCCCGCCGACCGGCAAGCGGCGGGTCGTCTGGCCCTGCTACGACAGCCGGCCCCGCGCCCAGCCCGACGCCCTGACCCACCTGCTCCAG GAGCTGCAGCGGCTGGAGAGCGAACTCGGCCGCGGGCCGGAGCGCTGGAAGGACACCTGGGACAGGGTCAAGGCCGCCCGGCAGAGCGAGGCCCGGCCCGAGGGGCGG GGCACCCCCAGCTGGATGCTCGCGTCCAGCATGTCCCACCACCGCCGCTCGCTGGGCATCTACCTgcaggagggggcggcggcgggggtgggCGGCGTCGGCGGCTCCTGCCTGAACCTCAGCCTGGACGGCGACGACGCCGGCGCCGCCTCGGCCCTGGGCGGCGGCAAGGCGGGCGCCCGCCGCGGCGCCGGCACCCTCTACAGCCAGTTCCAGATGGTCGAGAGCGAGAACAG gtcGTACGAGGGGATCCTGTACAAGAAGGGGGCCTTCATGAAGGCCTGGAAACAGCGCTGGTTCGTCCTGGACAAGACCAAACACCAG CTGCGTTACTACGACCAGCGGACCGACGTGGACTGTAAGGGCTTCATCGACCTGAGCGAGGTGGAGGCCGTGACCCCCGGCGCCCCCACCATGGGGGCCCCCAAGAACGTGGACGAGAAGGCCTTCTTCGAC CTGAAGACCACCCGGCGCGTTTACAACTTCTGTGCCCAGGACGGGGTGCAGGCTCAGCAGTGGGTGGACCGGATCCAGAGCTGCCTGTCCGAAGTCTGA